Proteins found in one Plasmodium sp. gorilla clade G2 genome assembly, chromosome: 14 genomic segment:
- a CDS encoding elongation factor 2, whose protein sequence is MVNFTVDQVREIMNKTKQIRNMSVIAHVDHGKSTLTDSLVSKAGIISSKNAGDARFTDTRQDEQERCITIKSTGISMYFEHDLEDGEGKKPFLINLIDSPGHVDFSSEVTAALRVTDGALVVVDTIEGVCVQTETVLYQALGERIKPVLHVNKVDRALLELQMEVEDIYQTFARTIESVNVIISTYTDKLMGDIQVYPEKGTVSFGSGLQGWAFTLETFSRIYSKKFGIEKKKMMQRLWGNSFYDAKTKKWSKNQQEGYKRGFCQFIMEPILNLCQSIMNDDKEKYSKMLTNIGVELKGDDKLLTGKQLLKKAMQLWLPAGDTLLEMIVTHLPSPADAQKYRVENLYEGPMDDEAANAIRNCDPNGPLMMYISKMVPTSDKGRFYAFGRVFSGTVATGQKVRIQGPHYVPGEKTDLYEKNIQRTVLMMGRYTEQVQDVPCGNTCCLVGVDQYIVKSGTITTFKEAHNIADMKYSVSPVVRVAVKPKDSKQLPKLVDGLKKLAKSDPLVLCTTDESGEHIISGCGELHIEICLKDLKDEYAQIDFIVSDPVVSYRETVTEESTITCLGKSPNKHNRLFMKAYPLAEGLPEAIDKNKVSDKDDPKTRANYLHSNFQWDKNLALKIWAFGPETIGPNLLTDNTSGIQYMNEIKVHCVAAFQWASKEGVLCEENMRGIEFRMLDVHMHADAIHRGAGQIMPACKKCIYACELTAFPRLVEPIYLVDISCPQDVVSGVYGVLNKRRGIVISEEQKLGTPLLKIQSHLPVSESFGFTSALRAATSGQAFPQCVFDHWSVLYDDPFDSNKNSYKIIMNIRERKGIKVEMPQLDQYLDKL, encoded by the coding sequence ATGGTGAACTTTACAGTAGATCAAGTTCGTGAGATCATGAACAAAACCAAACAAATTAGGAACATGTCTGTTATAGCACATGTCGATCACGGGAAATCAACATTAACAGATTCTCTAGTTTCTAAGGCTGGTATTATATCTAGTAAGAATGCTGGAGATGCTCGTTTTACTGATACTAGGCAAGATGAACAAGAAAGATGTATTACCATTAAATCGACTGGTATATCTATGTATTTTGAACATGATTTAGAAGATGGAGAAGGAAAGAAACCCTTTTTAATTAACCTTATTGATTCTCCAGGGCACGTCGATTTTTCATCAGAAGTTACTGCAGCATTAAGAGTTACAGATGGTGCTTTAGTTGTTGTTGATACTATTGAAGGTGTATGTGTACAAACTGAAACTGTTTTATATCAAGCCTTAGGAGAAAGAATTAAGCCTGTATTACACGTTAATAAAGTTGACAGAGCTTTATTAGAATTACAAATGGAAGTTGAAGATATTTATCAAACATTCGCTAGAACTATTGAAAGTGTTAATGTCATTATCTCTACCTATACTGACAAATTAATGGGTGATATTCAAGTATATCCAGAAAAAGGTACTGTATCTTTTGGTTCTGGTTTACAAGGATGGGCATTTACCTTAGAAACCTTTTCAAGAATCTATTCCAAAAAGTTTGGTATcgagaaaaagaaaatgatgcAACGTTTATGGGGTAACAGTTTTTATGATGCCAAAACTAAAAAATGGTCTAAGAATCAACAAGAAGGATATAAAAGAGGTTTCTGTCAATTTATTATGGAACCAATTTTAAACTTGTGTCAATCTATCATGAAcgatgataaagaaaaatattcaaaaatgtTAACAAATATTGGTGTTGAATTAAAAGGAGATGACAAATTATTGACCGGAAAAcaacttttaaaaaaagctATGCAATTGTGGTTACCAGCAGGTGATACATTATTAGAAATGATTGTTACACACTTACCTTCTCCAGCTGATGCACAAAAATACCGTGTTGAAAACTTATATGAAGGTCCAATGGATGATGAAGCAGCTAATGCCATCCGTAATTGTGATCCTAATGGTCCATTAATGATGTATATATCAAAGATGGTTCCTACATCAGATAAGGGTAGATTTTATGCTTTTGGTCGTGTCTTTTCAGGTACTGTTGCAACAGGACAAAAAGTTAGAATCCAAGGACCACACTATGTTCCAGGTGAAAAAACAGATTTGTATGAAAAGAATATTCAGAGAACTGTTTTAATGATGGGTAGATATACTGAACAAGTACAAGATGTTCCATGTGGTAACACATGTTGTTTAGTTGGTGTAGATCAATATATAGTAAAATCAGGTACTATTACTACATTTAAAGAAGCTCACAATATTGCTGATATGAAATACAGTGTCTCCCCTGTCGTGCGTGTTGCTGTCAAACCAAAAGATAGTAAACAATTACCAAAATTGGTTGATGGTCTTAAGAAATTAGCAAAATCTGATCCATTAGTTTTATGTACTACCGATGAAAGTGGAGAACACATTATATCTGGTTGTGGTGAATTACATATTGAAATATGTTTGAAAGATTTAAAAGACGAATATGCACAAATCGATTTTATTGTATCTGATCCAGTTGTCTCATACAGAGAAACAGTAACAGAAGAATCTACCATAACTTGTTTAGGAAAATCTCCAAACAAACACAACCGTTTATTCATGAAAGCTTATCCATTAGCTGAAGGTTTACCAGAAGctatagataaaaataaagtatcAGATAAAGATGATCCAAAAACCAGAGCAAACTACTTACATAGCAACTTTCAATGGGATAAGAACTTAGCTCTTAAAATATGGGCATTCGGTCCAGAAACTATTGGTCCTAACTTGTTAACAGATAACACAAGTGGTATTCAATATATGAACGAAATTAAAGTACATTGTGTTGCAGCTTTCCAATGGGCATCCAAAGAAGGTGTTTTATGTGAAGAAAATATGAGAGGTATTGAATTCAGAATGTTAGATGTTCATATGCACGCTGATGCTATCCACAGAGGTGCTGGACAAATTATGCCTGCatgtaaaaaatgtatatatgcaTGTGAATTAACAGCTTTCCCAAGATTAGTTGAACCAATCTATCTTGTCGATATTAGTTGCCCACAAGATGTTGTTAGTGGTGTTTATGGTGTTTTGAACAAAAGAAGAGGTATTGTTATATCAGAAGAACAAAAATTAGGTACtccattattaaaaattcaaTCTCACTTACCTGTCTCAGAATCATTTGGTTTCACCTCAGCTTTACGTGCTGCTACATCTGGTCAAGCTTTCCCACAATGTGTCTTTGATCACTGGTCTGTATTATATGACGATCCATTTGATTCAAACAAAAACTcatacaaaattattatgaacaTTAGAGAAAGAAAAGGTATTAAAGTTGAAATGCCACAATTAGATCAATATTTAGATAAACTTTAA